In Solanum lycopersicum chromosome 3, SLM_r2.1, the genomic stretch TGAAATTGCTATTAGGGATCAAAACCTAAATTTTGACCATGTATTTTATAGTTTGGAATTTACtagtctaaaaaataaaatagaaatatttttaaaacaattaaaaatacaatatcaatataatcattttttataccatcgtcatatataatataaattcatcTTAGACATACATCTTAATAAAAACTTACAACATTACGTAGGTGaaatttcacataaattttCGCAACTCAATCTTAAATGATCGAAGAAAATTCAATtgaatcatttttaatttataaaaacaaGGAGAAATAGAGTAAGATATGAAATTTCAGTTTCATTTATCATAATCAATTTATAGATCGTAACTGACAAGAGTTATGATAGTTTTTGGGcgggaaaaaagaaaaaagttactTCTCGAGAGTCGTTTTTGGCCAGAAGTTTTATCGTAAATTGAAACTAGTTGGGCCAAAACAGATACCGAACACCAAAatggaaaacaaaagaaaaagttgcTTCTCGAGAGTCTTTTTTTACAGGAAGCTTGGAAAGTTTTTAGCGCTAACTGAAACTTGTTGGACAAAAACATATACCGAACACCTGAGTgggaaacaaaagaaaaagttacTTCTCAAGAGTCTTTTTAGGCAGATAGCTTGAAAATTATTTTCGCGCGAACTGAAACTAGTTGAGTCGAAACAGGTACGAACAACAAAGtgagaaacaaaagaaaaatttatatctCGAGAGTCGTTTTTGTCAAGAAGCTTACAAAGCTTTTAGCACAAACTGAAACTAGTTGGGCCAAAAAAGATACCGAACACCTAAgtggaaaacaaaagaaaaatttactTCTCGAGAGTCATTTTTGACAGattacttgaaaatttttctGAACGAACTGAAACTAGTTGGGCCAAAACAGATATCGAACACTAGggtgaaaaacaaaagaaaaagttacTTATCAAGAATCATTTTGGCACAAAGCTTAAAACTTTTTTGCGTAAACTAAAATTAGTTGGGCCAAAACAGATATCGAACACGGGGCCTGAAACAAAAGAAGAAGTGACAAGTCACAATTGTAAATACAATTTAGGTGTAATTGGatcattaaatactaaaaatttgCAATAAGGTTtgtttttctattctttttacCTTGTCCTTGTAGTTTTTGTTCTGTACTGAAGTCTGAAAATACAGCAGGTGTCTGTTCATATATACAACTTCACCGATTAAACAAACCAAATTTTCCGGCCATTAGCATCGCTTTCCGGTGAAATTGGCTAATCTCTAAGCTTTCCGGCCAGGTAATGATCATCGATTTTTCACTCACTTCTGAATTTTATCACCGAACCGGAAATTTTCTGATGTTTTGTATCTAAAGTTGGgatttttgttgtttaattttTCAGATCTGTTAAATGTTGAATAACTGAAGGTAGAATTTggagtttcaaaaaaaatttggtaattttttaatgttactTTGCGTGAGATTTTGAGATTGCATTTTGTATTAACATAAGAAAATGGAGGATAGTGTGAGATCAGGGGGTGGtgtattgaagaaaaaaagCTCATCTGGCtgtttaattattaaaaggaaAGATGATAGGTTGGGCATAGGAGGGATCAGTTCTTCAGGGGCTTCACAGAAGGTGAAGAACAGGCCTAAGTTGGTAATGAATGAGTATGAGTCGAGTGAGGAGATATCAGAGTCAATTCAGCGAAAAAATGGTCAAGTTTTTAGTAATGGTTCTGTTTTTTATGGAAGAAGTGGTGTTAGAGATGGTGAATTTGGTAGAAATATGAATTTGTCCAATTTCAACAAGCATGAAGAATGTGATACGAAAATGCAATCGAATGTGTATGGTGATGATAGATTTAACATGGTTGAAAGAAGAGGGGGTTCGAGAGAGTTTGGTACTGAGTCTACGAGTGTAATGGTTGAGAAGAGGAAGCTTTCATATATGGATATTTCAAGTAGTTTTTCCGGTAGTAGGTCAAAGGGAGATGGCGGTGGATTTAAGAGAAGGTGTGGTTTATTAGACGATGGAGTGCATATGCCCATGTCATTGCCAAGAGAAGCCTCTCATGAATCAATCAGATTGCAAGGGAAAAATGGGGTATTAAAGGTTATGGTGAATAAGAAGAAGATCGACTTCAGGCCCAAGGAATATGATCCTGTGGAAATTGAAGGTAGAAAAGGTTCTTCGTCGGCAGATGTTGTCAAAAGGAATTTTCAAGTCCGTCCATCCTTTTACTGGGGTCCTAAACGACCTGAAAAGCAACCTTTGTTATTTCAAACAGAGGGAAATGAGCTGAAACCGCAAAAACCTTTGTCGGGTAAAAGCACCCATTTAGTGGCCTCTGAAAAAGATGAGACTGATACGTCACTAAAGTTGGCACCTCCTAGTTTGCAGCCTGCTAGCTCAGCAATGTGTGTGCTGAAGGAAGAAAGCAGGCCGTTGGCGTCTGAAGATGTTACCCCTGCTAAAAGAAAAGATGGGAAAGTGAATCGAGGTGGGAGCACTGAGAAGCAGAAGTTGCGAGAACGAATAAGAGGAATGCTCATTGAAGCTGGATGGACCATTGATTATAGACCAAGAAAGAACAGAGAATATCTGGATGCAGTGTACATTAATCCTAGTGGAACAGCCTATTGGTCAATAATTAAGGCCTATGAAGCATTTCAAAAACGATCTGAGGTAGATTCAGGTAAAAGCAAACCTGATGGCAGCTCTTGTTCATTTGCTCCAATATCAgatgatttaattaataaacttaCCAGGCAAACaaggaaaaaaattgagaaagaaatgaaaaagaaaagaaaagacgATGACCAGAGACAAGATCCTAAACAGACTTTTGTGAATGAGTCTGTGTTGGGCATATGCAGTGATCAGCGTGAGAATAAGTTCAATAACTATATAATGAAGACAGATAAGTTGCTGCAAGGAAAATTACATGCATCAGACCAGGAGAGTGGGGATAATTCAAGTGATAACTCATTGAAGGTAAGGAGACTTGTGCAGGATATGGCTGGAAAAGCATCTGTTGGAGTTGCTTCTAATTCAATACACGGAAGAAGAAGTAAATTAATTGGACGATGTACATTGCTGGCCCGTCATTCTGACAAGGGGGAATATTCAGATAGTGATGGATATGTTCCATATACTGGAAAAAGAACCTTGTTGTCCTGGTTGATTGACTCCGGAATATTAAAGTTGAGACAGAAGATTCAATATGTGAACCGTAGAAAGACAACAGTAAAATTAGAAGGTTGGATCACACAAGATGGTGTCCACTGTGGTTGCTGTAGTAAAATCCTTCCAGTTTCAAGATTTGAGCTCCATGCAGGAAGTAAACGACATCAACCATTTCAAAACATTGTTTTAGAGTCTGGAGCTTCCTTACTAGAGTGCTTGGTTGACGCATGGAATCAACAGAAAGAGTCTGATCGCCAGAATTTCTACAATATAGACATTGACGGTGATGATGGTGAAGATGATGTTTGTGGTATTTGTGGTGATGGTGGTGACCTTATCTGTTGTGATGGTTGCCCATCAACTTTTCATCAGAGCTGTCTAGGAATACAAGTATGTATCAATCAGAATATGCTCTCTTTACCTCACTGCATTTCGTATATCATTGTTGCTCTGTATTATCAATTTATCAGGGCTGGAGCCACTGTTATTGTTTCGGGTGCAACCAGTAGTGTTGGACCAGTGACATCCCCATGAcctgtgtttgtataaaaattcatttaatatgTGTAGATAATCTATCTAGAACCCAGTTAGCTACAAACATTGTGGTGCAGGACTCATGAACTAAAAATCTTAGACCCGTCTCTGGATATCGTCATAGTTCTCCACACACTTTATCTTTCCTTTGTGTGACGTTAATTATTGTAACTTTTGTACTGATATTtaccaaatgaaattttaagCATGTGAATTGACTTATCCCCATACATAACTTGGAACTTTGTAATAGAAGAActtttgaatttgatcaatGAGGCAAAGcaggagaagaaaagaaatcagAGGTGGAAAGGGGTTCTTTTTTAATTTCCGTTTATTATCTCTGTCCTAggctaaaaataacaaaaattggTAAGAACTTTAGTTTTGAATATCCAAGGTTGTggcctagtggtcaatgaaatGGGTTAAGAACTATGGTCTATGAGGTCTCAGCCTCCCAGGAGAGACAATAAATTAGGTGATATTTCTCCATCTTCCTAGTCTTGGTGAACAGAGTTACCTGGTACTTGTAGTGGGTGGGAGGTGATAAGTGTATCATGGAATTAGCAGAGGTGCGCACAAGTTGGCTTAGACACCCCAAttattatagaaaaaagaatttcttaGTTCTGATGCAAGTCATCAGGTGAATTCATTCCTTTGCTTTTCTAGATTTCTCTGGAGTAGGTCTGCACTATCCATCTTAGCATGATATTGTCTTCATTGTCCATTTGTGGGATAGTACTGGGTATGTTATCGTTGTTATACTGTCCATTTATAGTTGATCAATAAACCTTGAGAGAGACTATAGAAAGGGGTCAAGTTATCTGATAAGAATCAGGTTACTTAAAtaaaaccaagaaaataatTCGGAAGATAGGCGAAATTTGAGAATAAAATccccaaattttgaaattaattgcCAAGAGTCCTTATTGATCTTAGCattcaaatttcaaacattagcgattaatactaattatgataaataacaAATTCATCCCTAATATATATAGGGGGATACTATCCCAAGTAGCATGAGATTCAAATCCTACTTTTAtggaaataataattaataaaacctAACTAGGAAACCTAAAACTAGGAAATcttctaaaaataatatctaaattcCTATTCTAAGAAATTATGGAAAAGTGCCAAAATGGTCACCACCAAAATAGTCATTTACACCTGACTATTTCCACCCAACTTGTGTGAGAATTTAAATTCTCGCTTGGGCAGAAGCCGCAATCTTCTTCTGTTTGGGtttggacttttttttttgacataggTAACTGTTTCTATTTCTGTAACACAGTACATCCCATGTACTGAAACCATATTTCAGAAGATCTCGAAATCTACAATCCTATCCTTATAATGAGTCTAAGACATCAATGATAGAGACAGTATCATTAGAGTATATCTGGTTACACCAaatatataaagtcaaaatataactcattttGACTTGTATTATGTTCTGTATTCTCAAAAACTCTTAAGGTTCCTCTCCTTCTATATTGTCCACCACATAGTTGTAGGTACAATTCTCCAGTTGTTTCTGTTCTTAGTGGTACTCCTGGTTCTTCCCAAATATGTAATGCTTCTGTGATTTTCCTGGCATGGACCAAGATATGTTTTTGAGATAAAGGAATAATCTCCAGGGTTGACTTGTAACCTTGCAATATATAAATAGACGGACCACTATTTCTGCAGTTTCCCACTGAAAAAGCATCTGGAACATAAAGGGATCCCTTTTTTCATCAAGTTATCTTGTGTCAGTACTAAAGCAGGTTACTTTGTGTGGAATTCTGGCTTTCCAAATGTGTTCCCAAGGCCATCGGAGTATTTGCTGGTTTGGTTGGTTCATCTTCCTATAGGCTGCATTTACTTTAAACTTTAACCATAAAATGTGTAGCAATTAGCCGATTCTTCTCCACAATTCTTGTACTACTTCTTGGGCTCTTCTTCCATGATAAGCAACATCTTGCTTTCCCACTGAAGCACAATAATCTTGGCTTGCAACTCCTTAGCTTGAGACCATGACGATGTCTTCTTAGGGATTCTATAGCATCATTCTTGTCCATCGAGCTATATCATCTTCTTTACCTTGTAAacttaaaaaacaaaagaagaaaaaagaaaaaaaaaaggacccAAGTCACAGAAGACTATCATTGATAAAAATAACTCTAGGAAATTCCTGATCCATGATCTGCGGTGTGAACTCTGTCAGCTGACATCTTCTGACCAAAACTCTTCAGTTAAATTGACTATTGAACTGTTCTATAGATTAACCGTATTCCCTtccctcaatctaatgaactgttTAAAATTTTGCATGTGTCAACCACAATATGGAAGACAAAAGCCCATTACAATTACCATGTTAATGAACATTGTTTTTAGGATTTTATTTACTtgccaaaaataattattaggatGATAATTTCTTAGGGAAGTTCCTTCTCTATCCAGACATATCAAAGAATTCAACATGCTTAAAGTAATTTACTTATATCATGTTTGTGAATCTGATGACAGATGAGTTTTTCCTCTTACTCTTTATTATCATGCTTTCCAATTTGAGCTTATAACAGAATTTTCATTAAGCAGCAAGGCATTTAACATACTTCCACTTCCGCTTGGTGCAGATACTTCCTACTGGCCTTTGGCATTGTCCAAGTTGCACTTGCAAATTTTGTGGGGCTGCTAGTAGAAACCCTGCTGAGGATAGTGAGACAGTAGTCCACGAATTTCTTTCTTGCAGCCTCTGTGAGAAAAAATGTAAAGTGTATTCTCTGGGAGTTTTTGTACATTTACTTGTCTACATTCGAGCTGGATTCTTAGATTTCTCTTTGCAGATCATAAATCATGCAGTTTGGAGATGAATGCTTTACCTGCTATTTCCAATAATCCATCTGGTACATTTTGTGGGCAGAAATGCCAGGAGGTAGTCTCTTATTCTGGTTGtgagttctttttatttatggTGTATAAGTATAACATATTAAGATAATGAAGCAGAGGTATCAATTAGTGGAAATCATTTGAGAATTAACTTTACTTTTAAAGTATGTTCCACTTTTTATCCCAGAGGACTCAGCATAAGCTCCTATGCACTATTTTCACTATCATTCACAGGTACAAAACCGTTGAAAAGAGATGATAGAAGAAACATTTTCTTGTACTTGTCAGAGGATTTGCTTTGAATGGCCAAATCTTCTCTACTCCTCCTTGAATGCCTGCTTGAATGTGTAGCATGTTTCATCTTCTTCGGCATCTTTCTGTTTCTCCAGTGATTAGTGCACTTTAatcaaatttagaaattaaggggtcgtttggtaggttgtataaaataatactcaatagagtgtattagtaatgcatgtattaattatacttaattgttttattttttatgcattgtttggtttggtgtattaaaaatagtatgtattgtataaaaatatttattaacaaAAGTGTCCTTCACAATTATGGTGGAAATATGTAAAAGTACTTTTGAGGGGTAATTGAGTCTTTTATCAtactaatgcatgcattaaatcCTTTGCATTACTAATACCTAGAAATCAATGGTATTAGTAATATACAATAGAGTGTATAACTAATGCAAGGTGCTAGAAAAAATGCACCAAACAAGGAATTCctaatacatataattaatgcatgcattatttttacttatacactctaccaaacgacccctaagaGTTTAGCAAGAAATTCAAGAGAAACAAAAGGAAGTAAAGGTAAGATGCTTTTTTGTGGAGTCTCGACTTTTAGGTGATTGACATAATTCGACCTGTTGCTGCAAAAGTAGAAATGTATAAAATGGAGCCATTTGCAACTTATCAATTGAATATGAGCGCAAGGAGTTTAAGTCTACCCTCCTCTTGACTTCTTGTACTTAGATTTCTTGCTGGTTTCTAAAACATCCTGCAATTGTACGCATTGAGGATGGTTGCTTGAGATGGTTCTTACATGTTCTGCGTTGCCCTATAGATACACCAGTCCATAGGTGTGAAACTATGGTATGCAAAGGCTTTAAAAGGAGATTGGGTAGACCTAGCTAGAGATAGGGCACAATAGAAGAAAAAGATCCATATAGGTGATAACTACTAATTGAGGATGCATTATAGACTTGGATAGAacttgtatattattattagtataagtATATTATGTATAGCCGATTagtatttttcacttttatgatatgatatgagcttaaatgaagaaatgagtATTCATATAGCCGACCCTAACTTGTTTGGGATtgaggtgtttttttttttttaaaaaaaagtagccgtagtagtagttgttgttgttgtttcctCATAGTGATCCGAGAAGTGTGAATTTTTCTTGATAGTTTGTGTTCCCCAAATTTCTAATGCTATATTACATCTGATACTTCCCTCAAAAGGccatcttttaaaaataaatgatatatgtCTTAGGATTCTgaatatattcatcatcattctAATAGTTACAACATGTAGTGTCTAAACCATCTGTATTTTATTTTCAGAATATCAAATATATCTGTTTGATTTTTTCCAAAACAAGTCAACTGACTGTTGAATCGAAAAAAGTATAATCAAATCCTGATAGAAGGATTTACAGTTTAAGATTAAATCTTGGCAACTTTGTCATATACTTTTTTTCCCCATGCAATTATGGTGAAAGACTGTTTTCTATATATGTGCTTCTCTTTCTTTGCTTGTCTTTTTTATTTGCTTTTCATTGTCTGCCTCATATCAGAGTTGGGATCTCCCATGGGATTTgtatttttatgtcttttcttaTTGGTCTTCTCTTGTTATGCAGCTGTATGACCATCTACAGAATATTCTTGGTGTCAAACATGAACTTGAAGCAGGATTCTCATGGTCCCTGATTCAAAGAACAGATTTGGACTCAGATACTTCTCATTACCCCTTTCCTCAACGGGTGGAGTGCAATTCTAAGCTAGCTGTTGCACTGGCTGTTATGGATGAATGTTTCGTACCCATTGTCGACAGGAGAAGTGGGATAAATATTATTCACAACGTTCTCTACAACACTGGGTATGCAGTTTTTGTAGTTCTGTCTAGTGTTTTAAACTTgcctaatataaaatttatggatGCCCATTATTTGTTTAACCTGAGAAGGAGAGCTAGCGGTCTGATTTGATTTGGCCATTTTGGTTTTCGCATATAatctttcatacttttttttgttgcGTGTGCAATTTCTACATTGGGTCCATGAAAGCTATATgtatacatgtgtgtgtgtgtgtgtgtatgtatatatatgtttttgaaaagTCAAAACATAGAATTTTGGTTTATGTTTTCAGATAGACTATCATTCTTTTTAGAAATTTGCAATTGTACCTTTTTCTCTTGATGCTTCAAGACAATGAGTTCCATCCTTACTAGACACATCATTCATCTTTCATTTTCACGTCTAAGTTTGTATGGCCGACTGCTAGGACGAAGCAGTGCAGAGCATTTTGATTGAGAAGAGAGGCCTGCGCTGTTAATAATTGAACTTCATTTGATCTAGGTTGAGGCTCAGAGGAATAAAAAACAACGTACCCAGTGTGATCATAAGATGTTCAGAGGAATAAATAAGAGAATTATGGCATTTTAGGATTACTTTTctgttctttaatatttttcctcATCCTTTCTATTTCTCCTCAACTTCATGGAGGAAACAGTGCATTCTATTCATTCGTCATCTTGCCCATGTACACTTCCTTGAAACACAGTGATCctcctaaaataatgttttaaaaagaaatgataTATCTTTTCCTTCTCACTGTCTTTTGATTCTTTCCTTCAACTGAATTTGGTTTTCATTACTGAGTGGTTATCTGAAATTGTTCTCTTTCCTCTGAAGCTCAAATTTAAGTCGGCTGAATTTCCGTGGCTTCTACACTGCAATTCTGGAAAGAGGTGATGACATAATATCTGCTGCATCTATAAGGTATGGATTTCTCAAATTGTTAATATGTTACTATGCGAGTTTGTTTTTCAGATCTGAAGAGGTTGGGCACAAGATATTATGGTGTGTTGTTTTAGAACTAAATCATATGCAATGGTGTTCCTTGCATACATGATTATGATCTTTGataaaatttcatttgtttttttagcACATGCACTGATTAACTGACCTGTGTTATCCAACGAAGCATTCCTTTATCGTAGTTGGACTGTATCTGTctcatcttttctttttaggtgtagctattggctCTAGATTATTGGCTGAAGGAAATTCCTTTTTCGTGTCGTAACCTTATGAGTGCTATCTAGAATGATGATTGCATGTTTTTGTACAAGTAAAACTCCTAGCTGTTTTAACGAGTTTCTtttggtttaatttttattcCCGACCTTGGCATTCATGTAGAAATGTAGGGAACTCTTCTAGTCATCAGTTTCCCAGTTTTACTTAATTGTTAAAACTTGCTTTCCCTTTTTCTTATGCGTCATCTGTGCTTGTGCTGTGTTTATTCATGCCTTACCAATCAGTAAATAGTGTTTTAACTGGTTGTCTGTTAGGATCCGTGGAACTCAACTTGCAGAAATGCCATTCATTGGGACCAGGAATATATATAGGCAGCAAGGGATGTGTCGTAGACTTTTTGATGCTATTGAGACAGTAAGCAAATGACTGTTGCTAACTATACTTTCTTTATTATTCTAATTCTTTCTGCAATTTGTATGcatgtaattttttcttaaggGTAGCATATCAGATCGACTGCTGACGTTTCCCATGTTCCTTTATGTGCATGCTACTCCTATAGTAAATTGTTTTGGTAATTCATATGAATGAATTTATCAGAGAGGGAAGTATCCAAATGCTTTTCAGGGCTGGCAGTTTCACTCTTCCGAACTAACATATTGACAATTGATTCATCCTTACTAAAAGtagcaaaaaatttatcaaagcCTACCTATATTTTGGAACATTGCCTGCAAGAAGTATGTCAAAAATGTGGCTTTAGAGAAGTGTAAAATGTTGTAGGACAAAAGCTGTCTCAATTACATTCACTTGTATTTAGAATTATTGGAAGATCTTTTAAGTTTTTAGCCGAAAGCACATATATTAAGAAACAGTTGTATTCTCAACTTGAGTAACAGTAATATCGTTGTGAAACAAGAAATTCCAATGATATAGCTTAGGTTGTTGTCATCTTGTTTTTATTTCCCACTATGAGGTTTAATGTTGTCCAACCTCATAaggtttattttttatgaatgcCACAAAGGTTATGTGAGTGCCATGCCTGTTCTAATTGTCCTGTGCATCTGTGCAAAATTTGTTTAGAAAATGCTACAGCATGTTCATCACCTGCATTGACTATGTCCTGTATATGCTGTTAATTATGAGACCAATGTTTTTTACATCTTCCATCCAGGTCCTCTCTACTTTAAAAGTTGAGAAGTTGATCATTCCTGCTATATCTGAGCATCTGCATACTTGGGCCAAGGTTTTCGGATTCGATGAACTTGAGGAATCAAACAAGCAAGAAATGAAATCCATCAGTATGTTGGTGTTTCCTGGTACAAACATGTTACAAAAGAAGATACTGAAGAAAGATGTGCAAGAGGGTAataagataattatatattcatgTGTCCTCTTTGTTTTTCTGTAGCATCTTGCTCTTTTAGCTAAGAAAATCTTTTCTTTCGGTATTTGTGACTTAGACTTGTACTACATTTTCTGCAGCTTGTGTGTTACAGCAAAGTCATCCTCCATCGCCTGTTTTGGTTGAAAAAACGGATCAGGAATCATCTCTCAGGCGTGGCGGACATCTGCATGATGGCGTATGTGTGAACATCGTCAAAAAACCTGATGACAGGTTAGGTCCAATGGATTCTGACTCTCCAGTTTCTGCCATTCAGCTAAGTGATAGCAGTGTGGTTAGAGCAGAAGGTGGTTGTTGCAAGTCAGACACCCAAGTTTCCAGTAAGGAGGTGGAGAAGAATTTTGCTGAATCAGCCACAAAGTGGATGCTCTCTTCTCCTCCATATGGCACAAGTGACAGCAGGCCTGATACTGAAGATGCAGCACTAGGTCCTGGAAACATTGTCAACTCTGGTATAGAGCCTATCAATGTAAAAGTTTAGAAAGAAAATGCATTTGTCTTATATAACA encodes the following:
- the LOC101268353 gene encoding uncharacterized protein; protein product: MEDSVRSGGGVLKKKSSSGCLIIKRKDDRLGIGGISSSGASQKVKNRPKLVMNEYESSEEISESIQRKNGQVFSNGSVFYGRSGVRDGEFGRNMNLSNFNKHEECDTKMQSNVYGDDRFNMVERRGGSREFGTESTSVMVEKRKLSYMDISSSFSGSRSKGDGGGFKRRCGLLDDGVHMPMSLPREASHESIRLQGKNGVLKVMVNKKKIDFRPKEYDPVEIEGRKGSSSADVVKRNFQVRPSFYWGPKRPEKQPLLFQTEGNELKPQKPLSGKSTHLVASEKDETDTSLKLAPPSLQPASSAMCVLKEESRPLASEDVTPAKRKDGKVNRGGSTEKQKLRERIRGMLIEAGWTIDYRPRKNREYLDAVYINPSGTAYWSIIKAYEAFQKRSEVDSGKSKPDGSSCSFAPISDDLINKLTRQTRKKIEKEMKKKRKDDDQRQDPKQTFVNESVLGICSDQRENKFNNYIMKTDKLLQGKLHASDQESGDNSSDNSLKVRRLVQDMAGKASVGVASNSIHGRRSKLIGRCTLLARHSDKGEYSDSDGYVPYTGKRTLLSWLIDSGILKLRQKIQYVNRRKTTVKLEGWITQDGVHCGCCSKILPVSRFELHAGSKRHQPFQNIVLESGASLLECLVDAWNQQKESDRQNFYNIDIDGDDGEDDVCGICGDGGDLICCDGCPSTFHQSCLGIQILPTGLWHCPSCTCKFCGAASRNPAEDSETVVHEFLSCSLCEKKYHKSCSLEMNALPAISNNPSGTFCGQKCQELYDHLQNILGVKHELEAGFSWSLIQRTDLDSDTSHYPFPQRVECNSKLAVALAVMDECFVPIVDRRSGINIIHNVLYNTGSNLSRLNFRGFYTAILERGDDIISAASIRIRGTQLAEMPFIGTRNIYRQQGMCRRLFDAIETVLSTLKVEKLIIPAISEHLHTWAKVFGFDELEESNKQEMKSISMLVFPGTNMLQKKILKKDVQEACVLQQSHPPSPVLVEKTDQESSLRRGGHLHDGVCVNIVKKPDDRLGPMDSDSPVSAIQLSDSSVVRAEGGCCKSDTQVSSKEVEKNFAESATKWMLSSPPYGTSDSRPDTEDAALGPGNIVNSAEVSSGNMSAVK